In the genome of Myxosarcina sp. GI1, the window AATTAAAGCTTTGATAATTGGTGAATCTCCAGAAGTACGATAGAGAGTCATTTTGATTGCCAAAACATCGGGATCTTGAGCCGCCTGGGTAATAAAACGCAGTACCGTACCACTAAAAGAATGATAGGGATGATGAACTAATAAATCTTGCTTGCGAATTAAATCGAACAAACTAGCGTTTTCGTCTTCAAGCCAGTTAATTCTAGGTGGCAAAGCTGAAGACCAGGGTTTATCTTTTAATTCTGGTAGGGGTAGACTCATAAATGACATAAGATCTCCCAGACCGATTAAGCCATCTATGTCGTAAACATCGTCTTCTTGCAAAATCAACTCGCGCATAATTGTCGCTCTAATATTTTCGGGGATAAAAGCTTGAATTTCTAGCCGAACCGAAGATCCCCCAATTCGACGCTTCTGTAATTCTTGTTCGATTGCCAACAACAAATCATCTGCCTCATCTTCTTCTAAAGCCAAATCGGTGTTGCGCGTGACCCGAAATACCGATGATTCGAGAATATTCATTCCTGGAAATAAATATTTCAAATTGTGAGTGATAATTTGTTCCAAAGGAACTCCAGACCAAACTCCCACTTTTCCTCGATATCGCTGACGCAATTCCTTTGGTAAAGCAACGAAGCGAGGTAGTGATTTGGGAACTTTAAGTCGTGCGAACAATTCCCGATCTGTAGAGGGATCTTTAAGTACTATGGCTAAGTTGAGGCTGAGATTGGAAATATAAGGAAAAGGATGGGAAAGATCTACTGCCAAAGGAGTTAGTACGGGAAAAATATGTTCTTCAAAAAAACTATTCAGGTAAGCCTTTTGTTCTTGGTTGAGATCGACATAATCAATTAGATTAATGCCGTATTTAGTTAATTCTTTTTTTAGTACCTTTTCAAAATGCTGATGCTGTTCCTCAATCATCGGTCGCAGCAGTTCGGCGATCGCTTGTAGCTGTTCTTCAGCAGAACGACCATCGGCAGATAATTTAGTAACTCCTGCTTCAACCTGTTGTTTTAGACCTGCTACCCTAACCATAAAAAATTCATCTAAATTAGAGCTAACAATCGACATAAACTTGAGGCGTTCTAAAAGTGGTGTTCTGTGGTCTGTTGCTTCTGCCAATACACGTCGATTGAATTCCAGCCAGCTTAATTCTCGATTGAAATAGTATTTGAAATTTCTGAGGTCGATTTTTTTATCGCTCTTTTTGGTAGTAGTCATAATAGTTGCTTAACAGTCTCGCCCGTCTTAATTTTAAAACTTGGAGTCCCAAAATTTATCTATAATATTTTATGATTCACGAGAAAAAATTCCCCAGCGAAGTGTCGATCGCTCTTGGAGAAATGCCAATTTAACAGGCAGTTAGAACTTAGTTTAGGAGAGAGTCATATATACACCCCCTTTGGCTCGTTTGATCGAGCAATTACAGCTGTTACCAGGAGTTGGTCCCAAAACTGCTCAAAGATTGGCTCTGCATTTAATTAAACGTCCAGACAAAGAAGTTAAAGCTTTAGCACAAGCTTTAATTGAAGCCAAACAGCAAGTAGGCTTGTGTAAAGTCTGTTTTCATCTTTCGGCAGAACCAGTTTGCTCTATTTGTAGCAATCCCAATCGCGATCGCACTACGGTTTGCGTTGTTGCCGACTCTCGCGACACTATTGCTTTAGAAAAAACCAGAGAATATCGCGGTTTGTATCATGTTTTAGGAGGGGTAATTTCTCCTATGGACGGTATTGGACCCGAACAACTCAATATTGAAGCTCTCGTAAGGAGAATTACCAACAAAGATATTAAAGAAGTTATTTTAGCCATTAGCCCTAGCGTAGAAGGTGAAACGACTACCCTTTATCTCAATGGCTTGATTAAGCCTTTTACCAAAGTAACCAGAATTGCTTTTGGCTTGCCAATGGGTGGAGATCTCGAATATGCTGACGAGGTTACGTTAGCCAGGGCATTAGAAGGCAGAAGAGAGTTAGATTAATTTACTGCTTGAATTGTTTGCCGACAGCATTTACCAACAAATCTCTGGGAATGAATCTCGGTATATTGACGATTATCTGATTGCCGATGCCGCCAGTAACGATTGTAGACTGTCCTTTTTCTAAGGCTGCGAGAGTTTCTCTGACTACCGCTTCGGGAGAGTCCATATTATCATCGTTCATGCCTGCCATCGAGTCGGGAAAATCGG includes:
- the ppk1 gene encoding polyphosphate kinase 1 is translated as MTTTKKSDKKIDLRNFKYYFNRELSWLEFNRRVLAEATDHRTPLLERLKFMSIVSSNLDEFFMVRVAGLKQQVEAGVTKLSADGRSAEEQLQAIAELLRPMIEEQHQHFEKVLKKELTKYGINLIDYVDLNQEQKAYLNSFFEEHIFPVLTPLAVDLSHPFPYISNLSLNLAIVLKDPSTDRELFARLKVPKSLPRFVALPKELRQRYRGKVGVWSGVPLEQIITHNLKYLFPGMNILESSVFRVTRNTDLALEEDEADDLLLAIEQELQKRRIGGSSVRLEIQAFIPENIRATIMRELILQEDDVYDIDGLIGLGDLMSFMSLPLPELKDKPWSSALPPRINWLEDENASLFDLIRKQDLLVHHPYHSFSGTVLRFITQAAQDPDVLAIKMTLYRTSGDSPIIKALISAAENGKQVVALVELKARFDEENNIIWARKLENSGVHVVYGLPGLKTHTKITLVVRQEEDKINRYMHIGTGNYNPKTAKIYTDLGLLTCDRDLGADLTDLFNFLTGYSQQKSYRKLLVAPVSLRDRMIDMIRREIEHCHNGKSGRIVAKMNALVDTQIIETLYEASQAGVKIDLIVRGICCLRPQLKGISDNINVVSVIGRFLEHSRIYYFQNDGSEEMYIGSADWMTRNLSRRVEAVTPIESLEIFKDLQEILGIMLSDNRQAWELRSDGTYIQRKPADGEEAHSTHELLMEMAAQLAELD
- the recR gene encoding recombination mediator RecR; the protein is MYTPPLARLIEQLQLLPGVGPKTAQRLALHLIKRPDKEVKALAQALIEAKQQVGLCKVCFHLSAEPVCSICSNPNRDRTTVCVVADSRDTIALEKTREYRGLYHVLGGVISPMDGIGPEQLNIEALVRRITNKDIKEVILAISPSVEGETTTLYLNGLIKPFTKVTRIAFGLPMGGDLEYADEVTLARALEGRRELD